GAAGGCCAGCGGCATGATCTTCATCATCTTCGCCTGCATCGGGTCGGCCGGCGGCGGGTTCAGGAAGGTCTGCAGGAACATGGTGGCGGCCATGATCACCGGCAGGATGTAGTACGGGTCCGGGCGGGCCAGGTCGGTGTACCACAGCACCCACGGCGCGCCGCGCAGTTCCACGGAAGCCAGCAGCGCCCAGTACAGGCCGATGAACACCGGGATCTGGATCAGCATGGGCAGGCAGCCGCCCAGCGGGTTGACCTTCTCGGTCTTGTACATCTCCATCACCGCCTGCTGGAACTTCATGCGGTCGTCGCCGTGCTGCGCCTTCAGGCGCTCCAGGCGCGGCGCCAGGGCCTTCATCTTGGCCATCGAGCGGTAGGACGCGGCGGTCAGCGGGTAGAACACCGCCTTCACGGTCAGCGTCAGCAGCACGATCGCCCAGCCCCAGTTGCTCACCAGGCCATGCAGCTTCACCAGCAGCCAGAACAGCGGCGAGGCGAAGATGTAGAAGATGCCGAAGTCCTTGGCGTACTCCATGCCGTCGGCCAGCTTGGAGATGATGTTGTACTCTTCCGGACCGGCGTACAGCGGCACGGACACGCTCAGGCTCTTGCCCGGGGCCACGGTGGCGTAGTCCACCAGCGCGGCGGCGGAGTTCAGGCCGGCGGTTTCCTTCAGCTCGAAGCGGCAGGAACGCTCGTCCTTGCACACGGAGGCGCCGTCCAGCGGCTTCAGGATCCAGGCGGACATGAAGTAGTGCTGCAGCATCGCCACCCAGCCGTCGGTGGTGGTCTTGGCGTAGTCGCCCTTGCCCTTGGCCAGGTCGTCGAAGCTCACCTTCTGGAACTTATGTTCCGAGGTGTACACGGCCGGGCCGGTGTAGGTGTGGGCCATGCGGCCTTCGCCTTCCGGCGCCTGGCTGTCGCGCAGCAGGCGGTAGTAGGCGGTGGGGGCCAGCGGCGCGGCGCCGCCGTTCACGATGTCGTAACGGACGCCGATTTCATAGCTGTTCTTCTTGAAGGTGTAGACCTTGCTCACCTTGACGCCGTTGGCGTCCGGCGCGGTCAGCTTCACCTCCAGCGTGTCGCCGGTCAGCTGGTAGCTGGGCTTGTCGCTGGTGAACACGGTTTTATGCGTCGGCAGCGCCGGGTTGCTGGCGGCCACCAGGCCGGTCTGGGCCACGTAGACGCGCTTGGCGCTGTCTTCAAACAGCTGGAACGGCTGCTTGTGGTCCTCGGCGGCGCCGTGCTTCAGCAGCTTGAGCGAGCGCAGGTCGCCGCCCACGGTATCGATCTCGGCTTCGACCA
This genomic window from Chromobacterium violaceum ATCC 12472 contains:
- the yidC gene encoding membrane protein insertase YidC, coding for MDSKRLIIFVLLSVGILFGWNEYFMPKHTPQQQAAKTQATTGAANNVAQPADANKLTRGQRIQVKTDLVEAEIDTVGGDLRSLKLLKHGAAEDHKQPFQLFEDSAKRVYVAQTGLVAASNPALPTHKTVFTSDKPSYQLTGDTLEVKLTAPDANGVKVSKVYTFKKNSYEIGVRYDIVNGGAAPLAPTAYYRLLRDSQAPEGEGRMAHTYTGPAVYTSEHKFQKVSFDDLAKGKGDYAKTTTDGWVAMLQHYFMSAWILKPLDGASVCKDERSCRFELKETAGLNSAAALVDYATVAPGKSLSVSVPLYAGPEEYNIISKLADGMEYAKDFGIFYIFASPLFWLLVKLHGLVSNWGWAIVLLTLTVKAVFYPLTAASYRSMAKMKALAPRLERLKAQHGDDRMKFQQAVMEMYKTEKVNPLGGCLPMLIQIPVFIGLYWALLASVELRGAPWVLWYTDLARPDPYYILPVIMAATMFLQTFLNPPPADPMQAKMMKIMPLAFSALFFFFPAGLVLYYVVNNVLSMAQQWFINKQIEKSNKAALQS